The genomic region agtaattcaaaaaatgaaaaggaaatacaaacttGTTCTCAAGTTTTATGTTATCAGTCAAAGAATAgtaaaagtggtttttttttagccATTAGTTTTAAGCAACTTGAAATTTCATAGGACTTTACAATCAGAATTGAAAATGGATTGTTTAATTCTTTTTCCCTTGCCTATTACTTGGTGTCATGTGAATGAGACTGAAATACCAAATAGAGGAGATGATTGGGACAACTGTATACTTGATAATTTACTCTCAGCCTAAGAATAGCAGTGTAGAAGAGGAAaaacagtaaataaaataaagcttCTTATTAGAAGCAAATTTTTCAAATCTGCTAGCAATGATTTGTGGAGtattagaataaaatgtaaacagtaatgaaaaacattaatttttatgtttttatagaaAACAGGATTCCATTTTCTTGTCACTTAATTAGAAATGTTTAATATGTTACAGGTAGCATTCAACCAGCCAGACTTGGACACTTCCCTTCAGGCCAGCTCTGGGGAATATGTACATCGGCAGCTTTCAAAGGAGGGTGGAAGTCTGAAATCCCAAAATCGGGTAAATTGCCTGTTCACCTTGAAATACTTTGTAATATGACTCTTTTACATTGGAAGTATACCAGTAAAACTTGTGGGAAATGATATCTTAGCACACAAATCACTTTAGGAAATATGTTTGAAAAGCTTTCATCAAGCCAGTttgctgctataattatttcccTGAGTCTCTGAGAGTCTCAAGTAACAGATTTTATAGTTAGCTTTTTACATTTGAATTTTCCAGTGACGGACTTTATAAAGTAAAGCCTATTAGAAGTTATTCGAAGCCTTTGTTCTTGTGCGACCCTCTAAGTTTAATGTCAAGAAtggattctttctctgaatttctaaAAATCCAAAGTAATATTTTCAAAGGACTTAAATTTTATCATAGTATCTTAAGCCCTAAAATGTACTTGAAATACTTGGCAAAAAAGAAGAGATTTACTTGACACTACTAAAAACCTTATCACAAGGTCAAAATTGAAATTAGAAGAGAGCCAATGCTGCTTCCATTACTAGACAGGCATGGTGGGAATTGAGCACCACATAGCAACGTCCAAATTTCTACAGATTCCAGTTTTGGTGAAAAAAGACTAGTTTTTAACCagctcccccctctcccttctacTCCACATTGCTGAAGTGAGTTATGTACTTCCCTTTAGTATATGAagtatgcatgtgtataaatTTCGCTGTATATGTTATAAACCAAAGACTTAAAGTCGAATCATGCCCACAACAGAGAAAAACAGTTGGGAGTTTCATTGGTGCTGCCGGGTTAGTGTACAGCTCACTCTGGACTTTGGAGATTTCAGCAAGTAATAACTGAACTGTATTTGCTGCTCTTCTCTTTTGCTGTAGTCACAGAGCACAAATTGATAGCTtgttaatttatttctttatggagtcagtgattttttttttcttatcttagaGGACCCTGTTTGTACTTAATTGTCAGAAACAGATTATTTTAGTTGACAGAATGACTACTGGAGAGTGTCCCTAGTTAGTATATGTTCACTTTTATTCTAAATTAAGAAGATTGTAACATCAATCAGCTAGTGGTGATTTTCATGCTGAATTTACCTAATCATCCCCAGAGTTATAGAATAGCTGTTGAAAAATCGTGTCTTCACTCTAACAGCAGTCTTAATTCTGTCtttgaacataatattccagtAGGActtaagtttgtttgtttgttcttactGAATTCTTCCAAATAGAAACCTTATCAAAAATGTgctattgttttatttaaaaattggaattttaTTGAAAACTTTTGATTGGTGGTGTTAAAACTTTTGCTGGAGCCAGATTACCATTACGTAATAGGAACATGAATCCCTTTCTTTCCCGCAAGTCCTCCTTGTCATAGCTGGCTATTAACGCCTGTCcataaagtgagataataaggaaactgacttttaaaaaaacccaaacaacccATGGTAACATATCAAAAATACCTTCTTTAGGAAGTTACTTATAGTATTTCACAGTGTAAGATGTTGAGTTGAGAAGGGTAGatggttctttttttctaaaatttgatCTCTTGttagagaatatttttttcaaatcaaaattTCTAAACCCTTCTGACttttgtaatttttatatttccttttaggCACCTTTGAAATCAATCAGGCATGTCAGTTTTCAAGATGAGGATGAAATTGTCAGAATAAATCCTCGTGATATTTTAATACGTCGTTATGCAGACTACAGGCATCCTGACATGTGGAAAAATGACTTGGAGAGAGATGATGCTGATTCTAATATTGAGTTTTCAAAATCAGATAGTAAAAAACCTGACTATCTGTACTCTTGTGAGGATGTGACTAAGTTAAATGCACTCAAAGACTCTGTGGTATTTAAGACACAACCTTCTTCCTCATTAAAATTTAAGaagtcaaaaagaagaaaagaggatggtGAGCGTTCTCGCTGCATATACTGCCAGGAGAGGTTTAACCATGAAGAGAATGGCAGGGGACAGTGTCAGGATGCTCCAGACCCTATTAAGAGGTGCATCTACCAAGTTAGCTGCATGCTCTGCGCGGAGAGCATGCTCTATCACTGTATGTCAGACTCAGAGGGAGACTTTTCCGACCCCTGTTCATGTGACACCAGCGATGACAAATTTTGCTTGCGATGGTTGGCCCTGGTGGCGCTGTCTTTCATTGCGCCATGCATGTGCTGCTATGTTCCCTTGAGGTTGTGCCATCGCTGTGGCGAGGCATGCGGGTGCTGCGGAGGAAAACACAAAGCTGCCGGATGAAACCGGCTGGTGCCAAAATGAGTCTGAAGTCTTTGTTTCCAGGAATTAGCTAACTTGGATTGGTGGAGGCTTTTGGCAGGCGACGTGGCACCTGGCCTGGCGTCACGGGGGGCCAACCGTGGGAGGAGCCGCAGAACCCGTCAGTTCTTGCCATTTCACAGATGCTAGCAGCCATGCTGGACTGTTTCCTTTGGGTGCATGGCACGTTTTGTTGAAAGTTGTAAAGGATTATTTGAGAAAGGAAGCCATTTCTGGTTATTGGCTATATTATAAGGGTGCAAACTCTGATCCAACTAAAAAGGAATTAATTTGGCATTTTGTACATTTATGGCTTAGGTGATGGGGAGGGAGCTTCAAAAAGAACTGAATGCATTTGACACATAATTAAGCAAAAAATGCACTAGTGACAGCTGATTTCAAACTAAGAAAAGTTAACACTTGGCAGATGTCAGAAATGAAACTGAAGTGCAACTAAATCATTTATTAGTTGTTTTTGGAATCAATTTTATGTATAaataacaaatgtttatatttaacTAAGTATAAGGTACGAATTACTGCATAATAAACTTTGCTTCCCCTTCCCATTTCTATAGTAGATTTATATCTACTGTCACATTCCATATTTTGAATATTTAACTCGTCtagttatttgcatttttattccaCGTGAATGAATTGATATCTTCATCTTCATTTCCCTCCACCTGCAGTTTGTATTGAGTTATATCTGTACATTCTGGTAATCTAAAACCTTTTAAGATATTCTGATAGTCTTGAGTgaccaattttttttaagcacagaTGTAATTGTCTGGTGTTCTGATGGGAATATAacacttatttttttatatataaaaaaggcTGATTAAACAGTATCAGAAAAAAGTGGGTTTTGTGTTGTTTGCCCA from Trichosurus vulpecula isolate mTriVul1 chromosome 8, mTriVul1.pri, whole genome shotgun sequence harbors:
- the SPRED1 gene encoding sprouty-related, EVH1 domain-containing protein 1, yielding MSEETATSDHDNSYARVRAVVMTRDDSSGGWLPLGGGGLSSVTVFKALRQEENGSCADFIIHGERLRDKTVVLECMLKKDLIYNKVTPTFHHWKIDDKKFGLTFQSPADARAFDRGIRRAIEDISQDCLTSQNEVEVAEDSFPAAEEDTSSSLAKDHFFQPETVVTNEPYRSSNIRPLPFEDLNSRRVFLQSQANQVAFNQPDLDTSLQASSGEYVHRQLSKEGGSLKSQNRAPLKSIRHVSFQDEDEIVRINPRDILIRRYADYRHPDMWKNDLERDDADSNIEFSKSDSKKPDYLYSCEDVTKLNALKDSVVFKTQPSSSLKFKKSKRRKEDGERSRCIYCQERFNHEENGRGQCQDAPDPIKRCIYQVSCMLCAESMLYHCMSDSEGDFSDPCSCDTSDDKFCLRWLALVALSFIAPCMCCYVPLRLCHRCGEACGCCGGKHKAAG